The window TCAAGCACATACCTGAAAGGTCCAGTATTAGACATCACAGTCGGTGTTGCATTCATCTAACTTTCCAGGCTCTAACATTTTTCCACACCGTCACTTCTGGCATTTAATATTCATATGCCTACAAATTTTTAGATACATCATTCAGCTGCGTTCCATCAACATAATAAAGTGCGAGAggctaatttttttctaataaacatATTCATATATTCCAGCTTCAATTCATTTATAGACAAAAATCAATCTAGTTAAAaccattgattttattttaaaaatcgaACCAAAAATACTGTTAGCTATTTAATGAATAATGCCAACATCTCATCTATCCACTCTATTCATGTGTACAGATGCACTATCTTGGATTGCAacaatcaaattcaagaaaacaaaccaacCTGTTTCCTCTTTGGAGAACCTTCTCCTTCGCCAACTCCAAGAATTCTTCTTCCTTAATTTGACCGGTTTTCCTTTCCATTGCCAGCACAACTGCTGGACCAGACTAGCTGCTATTAATAAGCAAAACAAACTGCAGCCTCATTTACTACAAGGCAACAACGTCAAATTAACAAGATAACACAAACACAATATTGTTGTCAGACAAGAGAAATACTAGCAATTACCTGGGCATGGCATGGCATTTGCTCCTGGCCTCGAATTCCTTGAAGCTGCTTTCTTGGATGGTTCTTCACAGTATACTTGCAAAATAGGGGAAGGCTGCTGTGTTTCATGacttgatataaatatatgtatGTGTGAATACTGCGTGTGTCAAAGATAGGTTGAGGGCCTAACTACAAGACTTTTGGTTTTGGGTTATGAATGATAGGTTGTCAAttcaaaatcttgaaaattcAATAGATTTAAAGTGGTTATGAATTAGATTTGGAAATGGaaatgatatatttaaatttttttttagtttgaaagataattaattaaggttGTAGTAGAATTGTCTCCAACCACATGGAAGCCCAGTCAGTAATTATTAAGCCAGGAAGGGTGGCATGCATTCATGCCATCAAGATGGGGAGCACCACCGCTGGTGGGTGGACTCTACCAAGGCTTACCTATTTGGCAACGGCAACCTGATGTGTGTGATTTAAAAAACGAAGGACCACGCGTCAAGGTTTTGATGGCTGCGGCATTGTAGAACTtgccataaaaaaaagagaggaatgaTCCACCTCTTTGTCAGTGACATTGTACATTGGTTCGGGCAATAACCGGCATCTAGGCCCACCACCTGAGCCAACAGCTGGAACTGATAAGGTCTGGGTCCCTCCCCCTTCTctctgaaaaaaaatcttaatcattGATGCAGTAAAACCTTGAGATTCATGGCAGAGATTTGGAATCAGAATGTGAGAAAAAGCAACACTACATTGCATTGCAGTAACAATGTGGTCAATTTCATCTCTCTCGCCAGCTTTGACAAACCTTTTAAagtgatttatttaattgaatacaCCCAGGCCTTTTCACCATCAATCTCTATAGAGAAAAAGGAAGGAGAAAGAGAGAACTCAATGTATGTCGTCTACGTGGGAGACTTACCATCCATACAGCATAACAACATTAGCGTGTGTGTAAATGTCATTTTCTCCAACACCATTAAAGCACATGAATTGTATTACaggtagcagcagcagcagctttggccagaaaggaaaagaaaaaagaaaagatattgcACTAACAATGATGATGAGAGATAGATGTTCTGTAGGAGTAATAAATAAGTGAAATGAAAAACCCAAACGAGGCCTTTTATTAAAACCACCACCCAACCCAACACCCTGTTTAAAATAGTACTGTCTTTAAGTCCCACAAACCCTAGCTAAAACCCCATTTTaatcacacacaaaaaaaaatattggaataaTAATTCAAGGATAAGGAAAACAAAACTCCAATATTTCAAGAACAATCAAACCTCACGTGTGCTACACATAAAAACTACACAAGTGGAGGGTTGATGATCATGATGATGCTTTTTTTCCATCTCTATGAGTGATGACTTGTTGTATCATGCCGATCATCGCTTCCTCCACCACCGCCACCATGATGTGAGTGAGACCCGCTCGCCTGTGATTCCGATATGCCGGATGCCCGGTAGGGGTTTAATCCAGCTAGCATATTCAAATGACCTAATTCACTCATCCCACTATTACCAGCACTAGACCCACCAATACTTGTAGACCCCAGTTGCTGGCTAGGCAATAAGGTAACAGGAGCAGGAAAATTCATAAAATGTAACCCACTAGACATGGTGCTCCTGTACAAACCACTGTTATTAACAGAAGGAAATGTCCATATAGGATCTCCGCTCATGACTTGATTATTATTGGAATTAGCCAGCATCCAAAAATTTGCTGGAATTTGTCCATGACTAGCTGGAACTGCCCCACTACTGGATTGCAACAGGTAGCTTCCCATCTGATGCTGTTGCGATGATGATAAATCTTGCTCGGGCCTTCTTTTCCTGTTGAAACTCTCTTCTGTCTCCGTTGATAACTCCAGTGAAGAACTGTCTCGTAATTCTTGCTTTGCTTGCATCATTGCGTTCAGATTGCTACTAGATTGGAAACTTAAAAATGTCGGTGGTTGTGAGGTCTCTAGCCCAATTCCAGGAAACAAACTGCGACTACGTTGTTGAAGTGAAAAGTTTGGGCTAAAACTCCCTGATCTTAGCTGAGACGGAATTGACATGCTTGAACCTGAGCTACGCAAGGATATGTTAAGGGAAGTGAAATTAGCAGGGATTGTTCCGGTGCCTGTGGCAGCGATCACAGCTGGTTCTGCTTGTTGAAGTAACCACTCGACGGTTTCACCGTCTGATTTGTGGCCAAGTTCTTTAGTGAGCTGAAAAACCCTAGCAGCGCAGAGAGCTGGCATGCGAATTCTGCGGCCACGTCCATCCACCTTGGTGTGTCTGTCCTTTGTTGATGTTCGTTTTGGAGGGGGTTTCTTCGATTGCTCTGCAGAAACAATTTGGAGATTAGAGGTAGAGAGGTTTGAGTTAgttttgttgctgttgttgtcgTTGTCTGGTTCGGTAGTGGAGATGGGAAGAGAAGGGTAAGGAGAAGAGGACGAGCAAGGCtcgtcttctttcttttccagtAATTGGAATGGGAAGTTTGGGCGGTGTTTGTGGTGGTAGTGGTGGAGCTGATCATCACCTCCTTCCATGATAGCATGAAAATTAATATGTGGGAATTTCTCCAAAggcttttttccttctttctttctgtttatATTTTCTATGAGAAAAAGACTGAATATTTACTAGAGTAGAGGATAGGAGACTGTGttgagggggagagagagagagaccctTTTTCAGGTTTCTCGTTTCTCTTTTGGGTGCCTGGAATTCCCTCCCTTGAGAATTGATGTTAGAGAGAGGATAAGGGAGGAAGAGCTGGACGAGCTTTAAGCAACAAACATAATGAGTGAGAATTATATGGGGTAAGCTttcaaaagcaattttttttaacaaaaagaaaaattttgctttgttgATGTGTCGACAAGCTTTTAATtttccctttttaaaaaaaaaacaggagaaaAATCAGGCCTCGACGTGTGATCTGCTTCACAGATCAGTCCCGATGTTCAGAACTTAGAAAAACATGGCTCAGCCTTTCAACATTGTAAGTTAGCCATTAAATTAATGATAGAGAAGTGTGTCCTCAGCgccttgtatgtttttttttaaaaaaagatttttaaattaaaaatatattaaataatattttatacttttaatggcatatcaaaatcatcaaaaaatactctaaaaaaatcaatttaatgttttcttaaataaaaaaaataaaaaaataccttcaaaaataaaaacaaacgcTATGCACTAAACTTCCAATATTAAGACAATTAATACATTTTGCTAatgtgaaattattttatttcttttctcccTTCCTCCATATCTACCACCACTCACTCCTTATTTTAAGAACTTGCACTTGCTTTCACCACCTTCATCCCTCCACTCGTGTTAAATTTGACCATGGAATATAGCATCGTTGTGCAATTTACAACCCATCACTTTCCTATTTTAATTCAACGATGACTATTTTGGATGAATTGTGTGATTAATTGGGGTTCTTGCTTCCCTGAAAAGAaagtatttaatattttctttgatgTGCATAGTAAAAATGGTGTGAGTTATGCACGCAACATGTTTCATAAAATGTTCGAGAGAGatgtttcttataatatttcaGTGGTTTAGGTATGCAAGAAAGAGAATATTGATGGAAACTCTTGTTTTGTGCTGTTTGTGGTGAACAGGGAAGATCTAATTTCAATGGTTTAGGTATGCAAATTAAGTTATTGTTTGAGCAAGCGCATCATGTTCTCATGAAACTCCAATCTTTTTTTAGATGGTatccaatattattttatcctttttagtttgTACAAAAGAACAACGTTTTTAACCTGTTATTTGCCTGTATAATAtggtttttagtttaattttcatgataaaaaaaaacgattttTAAGCTATTTATAAGTTATATTGATTTATAATCAGGTttaaattgatagtttttaaatttaaataaaaattattagtgtAAATACTCTAAAATGATAGTAGGATAAGATCATGTCAAAGCATGCATGTTCTTGCAAGGAAAATAAACAGTAGTGGACCAATCAGTGTTGATGTTGAAACGTTGAGTCCATATTCagaaaagttttgaaaatggaGGACTGGTATGTAAAATGCGTTATACGTAGAGGActgattttgtatttatatcttttttgtttttatgaatttgGACAGCAATGTTCCTTTTTATTGTGGTGGACAGTCCCTTTGGTTCAGACTCCACGTGAGGTGctctttttatcattcaatccaTAAAGACAGTGGTGGCCAGAGGTGGGCCCAATCCCAAGTCAAAAATTTGAGAGACTTATTATTAGCTGGGTCCCATTTCATTCTAGCAAAGGAACCTGATAGGTGGACTCTACTTTAGGATTACAACACGTGGCGTTGAGGATTACAGTACATGATCTACTGCGATAACAGGCATCATAACTCGTACATATATGTTATAGATACCTCCAGCCTTGCACCCGTGCTGCGCTACGACTAGGATTTCAATTGGTTGCGTGGGATTGTgttcaagaaaaattttaatttatttttatttttatttttatttttaaattatagtttataaaaaaaatttctatatttggataatttttaatgtattaatattaaaattttattttaaaaaatatattattttaatatattttcaagtaaaaaatattttaaaaaacaaatatttatcttACTTTTCAAAAGATACTAGGTTAAATTTGCTAACATGGAAGAATGAGGCTTGCAACTTAAATTCATGATTTctttattagaaaacaaaatgatattgtttattattaacaaaataaatgaaataataaataaaaaggaatcattaacaataattaaataataaaatgagaaaatgttaatttttaggagaaaaaaaatattgttaataaaatgTACTAaaacgtgaaaaaaaataaagtttggtattaaaatattaattcaaaaaaaaacaaatgatagaaAAATGGAAACTCTTAGGATTAAACTACATTTTTGTGCGCAAAATCTACCTTGGGGcttgttttgttgttctttatcaaatgtaattcttaattttttaatttatatttttattcccaATTACAAATactgaaatgtaaaaaaaataaaatttgatattaaaatgttaattaaaaaaaacaaggatcaaataataaaaaaaataaaaactcttaatATCAGACTAAAGTTTCATGTGCAAAATCTACCTGAGCTtgttttggtgttctttgtcaAATGCAatctctatttttctattttctattttcagtCCCAATTAAATCTTGATTTAGCAAAATTGAAACCTAACCAACCCAACTACCTTGGGAGGATGCAATTGGAAGGTTTAAAAGTTTGatgacaagaaaataaactTCATTGATCGAAATAAATAGTATGATCCATAGTGTTATGTGAGGTGGGCTACAATAAAATGTCAACCTCCTTTAGTTTCttgtataataaataaaaaaagttacttGCACCCTACAACAAAGAACTTTTtagaatctattttttatttaatgatatgatagtgaataaatatattttcatggaaaagacaacaaataaaattacagagaaaatgttttttcaaattagtctttatgatttattttattttatttttttgcaacaaaatgatttttttagcaacatatttcattcaataaaaagtttaaacaatagaagaaaaacaattagaaaaggctatgatttaaattcttaaaaaaaaatttattaaacaaatattttatatttttatagtagtgaccttttttttttgaattacaagtaaaggcaattaaaatatatttttttcaaaacatttaataatttaaaataattaggaaaaatatatatcttctatcaaaactacatttttaatcaattcatttcctcttttttaagaacaaaaaccctttttgtaTCCGAAgcattgtgttttaaataaaaacaaattgcaaaaatctaaataatttaaaataactagaaaagGTAATTAGGTAAAATAACCTTGatgcttttaaaaacaaaaaatatgagcATGGTTCGCATTCTTGTCTTTTTcttatgagtttttattttattttggggtTGACATAGGGGTTGtttggtaattttaaaaaattaaatattattaaaaaattattgacatgtACAACACAAGCATCAGCGCATGGCGTCCCCAGCACCTTTCAGGTGGCACATGCGGGGTCATTCGGTTACCAAAATCAGTCGTCCATTATGGAATTCGAAGCGACATACTAATCTCTTCACTTTGGTGGGGCACATCCGCACGTGTTCACAACAAAGGTGTGGTTAGGCtctggagatttttttttctttttctctctattctttCTCATAGCCCAAAAATTTGTGTCAAcccttttaaaaattgattgtgTCCTTCATATTCAATTTCTATTAATTttgaccctcattcttttaattactatttgttttgctttacatgctttttgaagttaattttttttttcaatttcatccctagacattttgtttcatttagttttttttatcgaatTTAGTCATCTCTAGCTTTTGTACCTGCGCTTTGCCACGAGGCTGaacaattttttgaaaaaaaaacaatgttcaggtattgaaaaaaagatataaaaaactgTTTATGACAAATATGTAAAACGATAATAAGAGTTAAGCCAACATGGGACATCTTGTCAAATCCGCAGTCTAAATTATGCGACTGAAATAACccgattaaaaataaaaagaattataaagatttttttaaaaaaatgtgttaaactttttttaaacctgTAATCCAAGTCATTAAACTTGAAGCACTCAatctagaaaaatcacaaagtccaatttcaaaaaaaaaattaaaggatgaaattggaagaagaaaaatataatcatacaaatattttaaaaaaaataacaattcaaaaaataaggatcaataTCATGataactactattattaataagtaatacaatcactattactattattattatgaccACTGTCATTATAATtatcgtcgtcgtcgtcgttgttgttgttacaactaacattacaattattattgttgttgtt of the Populus nigra chromosome 7, ddPopNigr1.1, whole genome shotgun sequence genome contains:
- the LOC133699863 gene encoding transcription factor TCP14-like, producing the protein MEGGDDQLHHYHHKHRPNFPFQLLEKKEDEPCSSSSPYPSLPISTTEPDNDNNSNKTNSNLSTSNLQIVSAEQSKKPPPKRTSTKDRHTKVDGRGRRIRMPALCAARVFQLTKELGHKSDGETVEWLLQQAEPAVIAATGTGTIPANFTSLNISLRSSGSSMSIPSQLRSGSFSPNFSLQQRSRSLFPGIGLETSQPPTFLSFQSSSNLNAMMQAKQELRDSSSLELSTETEESFNRKRRPEQDLSSSQQHQMGSYLLQSSSGAVPASHGQIPANFWMLANSNNNQVMSGDPIWTFPSVNNSGLYRSTMSSGLHFMNFPAPVTLLPSQQLGSTSIGGSSAGNSGMSELGHLNMLAGLNPYRASGISESQASGSHSHHGGGGGGSDDRHDTTSHHS